The following are from one region of the Maribacter aquivivus genome:
- the serC gene encoding 3-phosphoserine/phosphohydroxythreonine transaminase produces MKKHNFSAGPCILPKEVLLKASEAVMDFNGSGLSLIEISHRSKDFVAVMENARSLALELLDLKDKGYTALFLQGGASLEFLMVAYNLLETKAGYLNTGTWSDKAIKEAKLFGEVIEVGSSKDENFKYIPKGYTVPSGLDYLHITSNNTIFGTQFKKFPKTDCPLICDMSSDIFSRTMDFSQFDLIYAGAQKNMGPAGTTLVIVKDDILGKVSRKVPSMLNYQTHIAKDSMFNTPSVFAVYTSMLTLEWLKNLGGITAIEEVNEKKARLLYSEIDLNPVFEGYANIEDRSLMNATFNITDEVLKTTFDNMLKEAGINGLNGHRSVGGYRASMYNALSLESVGVLVDVMSEMERKG; encoded by the coding sequence ATGAAAAAACATAATTTTAGCGCCGGTCCTTGTATTTTACCAAAAGAAGTATTGTTAAAAGCTTCTGAAGCGGTTATGGACTTTAACGGCTCAGGGCTTTCTCTTATAGAGATTTCGCACAGAAGTAAAGATTTTGTTGCCGTAATGGAAAACGCAAGATCATTGGCACTAGAACTACTTGACTTAAAAGATAAAGGTTATACTGCACTTTTTCTTCAAGGTGGCGCAAGCTTAGAGTTTTTAATGGTGGCATATAACTTATTAGAAACCAAAGCTGGTTATTTAAACACTGGCACATGGAGCGACAAGGCAATTAAAGAAGCTAAATTATTTGGAGAAGTCATTGAAGTTGGATCTTCTAAAGATGAAAATTTTAAATACATCCCCAAAGGTTATACTGTACCATCTGGATTAGATTACCTACATATTACTTCAAACAATACAATATTTGGGACGCAGTTCAAGAAATTTCCAAAAACTGATTGTCCTTTAATTTGCGACATGAGTTCTGACATTTTTTCTAGAACTATGGATTTTTCTCAGTTCGATTTAATTTATGCTGGAGCACAGAAAAACATGGGACCTGCAGGTACCACTTTAGTAATTGTTAAAGATGATATTTTAGGTAAAGTGTCTAGAAAAGTGCCTTCTATGCTTAATTATCAAACGCATATCGCAAAAGATAGTATGTTCAATACTCCATCAGTGTTTGCTGTTTATACTTCTATGCTAACGTTAGAGTGGCTAAAAAATCTTGGAGGTATTACTGCTATTGAAGAAGTAAATGAGAAAAAAGCAAGATTGTTATATTCTGAAATAGACTTAAACCCTGTGTTTGAAGGTTATGCGAATATAGAAGACCGTTCTTTAATGAATGCCACCTTTAATATTACAGATGAAGTTTTGAAAACAACATTTGACAACATGTTAAAAGAAGCTGGCATTAATGGTTTAAATGGTCACCGTTCTGTTGGTGGCTACAGAGCTAGCATGTACAATGCGCTTTCGTTGGAAAGTGTTGGTGTATTGGTAGACGTAATGAGCGAAATGGAGCGTAAAGGATAA
- a CDS encoding acyl-CoA reductase, with product MTHSNLSIKAFVKLGNFLSTFCELITANTISDHLNDKWIERFKTEAERAKHYNGWFSEENCVHAFKEWSNVLTQSNLENWLNAYDLNSNEEKTVALIMAGNIPLVGFHDLLCVLVTGNKALVKLSSNDQKLIPLLIDYLIEIEPFFKDRVTFTKEKLENYDAVIATGSNNTARYFEFYFGKKPNIIRKNRNSVAVLTGNETTEELTALGEDIFRYFGLGCRSVSKIYIPKDYNIDTFFKAMFPYNDIINHNKYANNYDYNKAVYLMSEFKILDNGFLILKEEKSFGSPIASLFYEYYDDIPALKEYLQTEEDKIQCIVSSGVIEGEISFGQTQKPSLNDYADGIDTVDFLLRTSLN from the coding sequence ATGACCCATAGCAACCTTAGTATAAAAGCTTTTGTTAAACTTGGAAATTTTCTAAGTACATTTTGTGAATTAATCACAGCAAACACTATTTCTGATCATTTAAATGACAAATGGATCGAGCGTTTTAAAACTGAAGCCGAAAGGGCTAAACATTATAATGGTTGGTTTTCAGAAGAAAATTGTGTGCATGCTTTTAAAGAATGGTCAAATGTACTAACCCAAAGTAATCTAGAAAATTGGTTAAATGCATATGATCTTAATTCTAATGAAGAAAAAACAGTGGCACTAATAATGGCTGGTAATATTCCCTTAGTAGGGTTTCATGACCTTCTATGTGTATTAGTTACAGGAAATAAAGCATTGGTAAAGCTATCTAGTAACGACCAGAAATTGATTCCTCTGCTTATTGATTATCTTATAGAAATTGAACCCTTCTTCAAAGACAGGGTAACGTTTACAAAGGAGAAATTAGAAAACTATGATGCCGTAATAGCAACTGGCAGCAATAATACTGCAAGGTATTTTGAATTTTATTTTGGTAAAAAACCAAATATTATCCGCAAAAACAGAAATTCGGTAGCGGTTTTAACAGGCAATGAGACTACTGAAGAATTAACTGCTCTTGGTGAAGATATTTTCAGGTATTTTGGATTAGGCTGCAGAAGTGTCTCTAAAATCTATATTCCGAAAGATTACAACATCGATACATTTTTCAAAGCTATGTTTCCATACAACGATATTATAAATCATAATAAATACGCTAACAATTATGATTACAATAAGGCTGTTTATTTGATGAGCGAATTCAAAATCTTAGATAATGGATTCTTGATTTTAAAAGAAGAAAAAAGCTTTGGATCCCCTATTGCATCTTTGTTTTATGAGTATTATGATGATATTCCTGCATTAAAAGAATATTTACAAACCGAAGAAGATAAAATTCAATGCATAGTCTCATCCGGCGTTATAGAAGGCGAAATATCATTTGGACAAACACAAAAACCTTCGTTAAACGATTATGCAGATGGTATAGATACGGTTGATTTCTTGTTAAGAACATCCTTGAATTAA
- a CDS encoding 4Fe-4S dicluster domain-containing protein: protein MAIIITDECINCGACEPECPNTAIYEGADEWRYSDGTSLKGGVVLPDGKEVDADEVQEPISDEVYYISPDKCTECVGFHEEPQCAAVCPVDCCVPDDDHVETEEVLLAKQRFMHPE from the coding sequence ATGGCAATAATAATAACAGACGAGTGTATAAATTGTGGGGCTTGTGAACCTGAATGTCCTAACACTGCAATTTATGAAGGTGCAGATGAATGGCGTTATAGTGATGGTACCTCTTTAAAAGGTGGTGTTGTGTTGCCTGATGGTAAAGAAGTTGATGCTGATGAAGTTCAAGAGCCAATTAGTGATGAAGTTTATTATATTTCACCAGATAAATGTACAGAATGTGTGGGCTTTCATGAAGAGCCGCAATGTGCAGCAGTTTGCCCTGTTGATTGTTGTGTGCCAGATGATGACCATGTAGAAACTGAAGAAGTACTTTTAGCGAAGCAACGTTTTATGCACCCTGAATAG
- a CDS encoding class I SAM-dependent DNA methyltransferase, which yields MNNLYGKNLAWVYDEIYQGFIDYKAEYDFYKTLCKTHNAISILEIACGSGNLSESFTNDFLNYTGLDYSEAMLEIAKTKFKKGNFIQGDMRKLNFTYQFSTILITGRSTSYLIEDIDIQNTFNSIHKALEPNGIFIFDCIDAAHFMPYILKNKNIIHYSNVNNKTFERESVWERYDSTKSHLVSWKSKYYDTNKNDKILIGEDSAIFRTFTNQEIQTNLLLSNFQLLHTIDRKTYAFNTKVYVCRKITKNIPIQGA from the coding sequence ATGAACAATTTATACGGAAAGAATCTCGCTTGGGTATACGATGAAATTTATCAAGGTTTTATAGATTATAAAGCTGAGTATGATTTCTACAAAACATTATGCAAAACACATAATGCCATCTCAATTTTAGAGATCGCATGTGGCTCAGGTAACTTATCTGAATCATTTACGAACGATTTTTTAAATTATACAGGTTTAGATTACAGTGAGGCTATGTTAGAAATTGCTAAAACAAAATTTAAAAAAGGAAACTTTATACAAGGTGATATGAGAAAGTTAAATTTCACCTATCAGTTTAGTACCATTCTCATTACAGGACGTTCAACAAGTTATTTAATTGAAGATATAGATATACAAAATACTTTTAATTCTATTCACAAAGCTTTAGAACCTAACGGAATTTTCATATTTGACTGTATAGATGCAGCGCATTTTATGCCGTACATTTTAAAGAATAAAAACATAATTCATTATTCTAACGTCAACAATAAAACTTTTGAAAGAGAATCTGTTTGGGAGAGATATGATTCGACCAAAAGTCATTTAGTCTCTTGGAAATCAAAATATTACGACACAAACAAAAATGATAAAATTCTAATAGGTGAAGATTCTGCTATATTTAGAACCTTCACAAATCAAGAAATTCAAACAAATTTATTGCTATCTAATTTCCAACTACTACATACAATAGACAGAAAAACATATGCTTTTAATACTAAAGTGTATGTCTGTAGAAAAATAACGAAGAATATACCTATTCAGGGTGCATAA
- a CDS encoding TonB-dependent receptor gives MPLAGVNIIEKGTTNGTTSDFDGNYTINVTDDTKLVFSYIGFATQEVSTAGKNTINVQLSEGMQLDEFIVVGSRTAPRSNADTPLPVDVIGAKDLSSTGQATFDKALQYKIPSFNTVQTPVNDATSLLDPYEIRNMGPSRTLILINGKRKNLSALLYTQTSPGRGETGADISAIPTDAIKRVEILRDGASAQYGSDAIAGVMNIILKDSPNEGSATLRTGITSEGDGEMFGVSLNNGTAIGEDKGFVNYTIDLSKVNQANRPGTVDAAGEAGDFGADIADVQEFLSRRPDAGNINGSPETAAAKFSLNLGYELSENTSMYGNAAYVYKAVNSFANYRTPYWRTVEDFPYLADFFPGDNPNTAGGYDGYVPTFEGELSDYNATIGFKSVINDWNLDASFTTGGNTQTYKVNNTHNRNVVYSPSVFIDENGNGSVDDGEITEGSELYRENSQQSFDPGGTRFSHNVGNIDISRLLSDKVSIGVGAEFRTETFEVIGGELASYDGGGADSFAGASPQNSGKFNRYNIGGYLSLDYDVTDAFLLSGTIRTENYSDFGNAFVYKFSSRYKFSDAFTLRGSISSGFRAPTLHQIYTQKAQYSFVPGQGIQVGGLINNVSTQAKLLGIPQLDAETSTNYTIGFGGKIDKFSYTFDYYSIAVKDRIVLGNEIGGSGDPTNPLDVLLANNNLSDVSFFSNAIDTKTSGIDVVLAYKGITIGDGSLDLNLSGNYTIQNELDGPVKDIDLVANSGQSVVNQTQEALFFTSRPKTKWILGANYEINKFGFSLNNTLFGKTSFFQQGLSTDANGNFNLGTEFDPKVVTDLGVNFSATDKLTIALNINNLLNVLPEWNFVSQNAAGDAILADPAQTQNQSNLITFNQRYSQMTYDGYHFSQLGTMFNLSLNYKF, from the coding sequence ATGCCATTGGCAGGTGTAAATATTATTGAGAAAGGTACTACTAACGGTACTACTTCTGATTTTGATGGTAACTACACAATTAATGTAACCGATGATACAAAACTGGTATTTAGCTACATTGGTTTTGCTACTCAAGAAGTTTCTACAGCCGGAAAAAATACGATTAACGTACAACTTTCTGAAGGTATGCAACTCGATGAATTTATTGTTGTAGGTTCTCGTACTGCTCCTAGAAGTAATGCTGACACACCATTACCGGTAGATGTAATTGGAGCTAAAGATTTAAGCTCAACAGGTCAAGCTACCTTTGATAAAGCATTACAGTATAAAATACCATCTTTTAACACGGTACAAACACCTGTAAACGATGCAACATCTTTATTGGATCCTTATGAAATTAGAAACATGGGGCCATCAAGAACATTGATTTTGATTAATGGTAAGCGTAAAAACTTAAGTGCCTTATTATATACGCAAACATCTCCAGGTCGTGGTGAAACAGGTGCCGATATTTCTGCAATACCTACAGATGCGATTAAAAGAGTTGAAATTTTACGTGATGGTGCTTCTGCACAATATGGTTCTGATGCAATTGCAGGTGTAATGAACATTATACTTAAAGATTCTCCGAATGAAGGATCAGCAACATTAAGAACAGGAATCACTTCTGAAGGTGATGGCGAAATGTTTGGTGTTTCTTTAAACAACGGTACTGCTATTGGCGAAGATAAAGGCTTTGTAAATTATACTATTGATTTATCTAAAGTAAACCAAGCAAACAGACCAGGTACTGTTGATGCTGCTGGTGAAGCTGGTGATTTTGGCGCTGACATTGCAGATGTTCAAGAATTTCTTTCTAGAAGACCAGACGCAGGAAATATCAATGGATCTCCAGAAACTGCTGCTGCTAAATTCTCACTTAACTTAGGCTATGAATTAAGTGAAAACACATCAATGTACGGAAATGCTGCATATGTTTATAAGGCTGTAAATAGTTTTGCAAACTACAGAACTCCTTATTGGAGAACTGTTGAGGATTTTCCTTACTTAGCAGATTTTTTCCCTGGAGACAATCCAAACACTGCTGGTGGTTATGATGGTTATGTACCAACCTTTGAAGGAGAACTCAGCGATTATAATGCAACTATTGGTTTTAAATCAGTTATAAACGATTGGAATCTTGATGCAAGTTTTACAACTGGTGGAAATACTCAAACGTACAAAGTAAACAATACCCACAACAGAAATGTTGTTTATTCTCCATCAGTATTTATAGATGAAAATGGAAATGGCTCTGTAGATGATGGTGAAATTACTGAAGGTTCTGAGCTTTATAGAGAAAATAGTCAGCAATCATTTGATCCAGGAGGAACTAGATTTTCTCACAACGTTGGTAACATTGATATTTCAAGATTATTATCTGACAAAGTGAGTATTGGTGTTGGTGCTGAGTTTAGAACAGAAACTTTTGAAGTTATTGGAGGTGAATTAGCTTCTTATGATGGTGGTGGCGCAGATTCATTTGCAGGAGCATCTCCTCAAAATTCAGGTAAGTTTAACCGTTACAATATTGGTGGTTACTTAAGTTTAGATTATGATGTTACCGATGCTTTTTTATTAAGTGGTACTATTAGAACGGAGAACTATTCTGATTTTGGAAACGCATTCGTCTACAAGTTTAGCTCACGTTATAAATTTAGCGATGCTTTCACATTAAGAGGTTCTATTTCTTCAGGATTCAGAGCTCCTACCCTACACCAAATTTATACGCAAAAAGCTCAGTATAGTTTTGTACCGGGGCAAGGTATTCAAGTTGGTGGTTTAATAAACAATGTATCTACACAGGCAAAATTATTGGGTATACCTCAATTAGATGCTGAAACTTCTACAAACTACACTATAGGTTTTGGTGGTAAAATCGATAAGTTCAGCTATACTTTTGATTATTATAGCATTGCAGTAAAAGATAGAATTGTTCTAGGAAATGAAATTGGAGGTAGTGGAGACCCTACAAATCCTTTAGATGTTCTATTAGCAAATAACAACTTAAGTGATGTAAGTTTCTTTTCAAATGCAATAGACACTAAAACTTCTGGTATTGATGTTGTTCTTGCATATAAAGGTATAACTATTGGTGATGGCAGTTTAGATTTGAACTTGTCTGGTAATTATACAATCCAGAATGAACTTGATGGTCCTGTAAAAGATATTGACTTAGTTGCAAACTCAGGTCAATCTGTAGTAAACCAAACTCAAGAAGCTTTATTTTTTACTTCAAGACCTAAGACTAAATGGATTTTAGGAGCTAACTACGAAATAAATAAATTCGGTTTTTCTTTAAATAATACATTATTTGGAAAAACTAGCTTTTTTCAACAAGGTTTAAGTACTGATGCAAATGGTAATTTCAACCTTGGTACTGAATTTGACCCTAAAGTAGTTACTGATTTAGGAGTTAATTTTAGCGCTACAGATAAATTGACAATTGCACTTAACATCAACAACTTGTTAAATGTATTACCTGAATGGAATTTTGTTTCTCAAAATGCAGCAGGAGATGCTATTTTGGCAGATCCAGCACAGACGCAGAACCAATCTAACTTGATTACTTTCAACCAACGTTATTCTCAAATGACGTATGATGGGTATCACTTTAGTCAATTAGGAACTATGTTCAACCTATCGTTGAATTATAAATTTTAG
- a CDS encoding FecR family protein — protein MNNNNKFDLDYFLSDASFKNWAKGLNKNDIAYWNNWIQYNPAHIETVENAKSIIIGINFDQQHPSNEKVNEAFAYVLTKIKLEPTPKKILKKTHTVNSSLLTAAAAVLLVLISWTSYSFLNNETTTIHKTNFGEIIDLKLPDGTSVVLNGNSEIWYEKDNPRLINLKGEAYFKVKSIPSTNAKFWVITEDLKVEVLGTQFHVNTRKQKTNVVLDEGSIHLELKNGEVTKMIPGEMVSFSNESKKLTHKKVDVKTPYALWRGGTYAFNEISLKEVMFNLEATYGLEVEYENEKIKNLPLSGGIPNQNLQICIAAIEKATGTRIIKKGKILRVQENPIY, from the coding sequence ATGAACAACAATAATAAATTCGACTTAGATTACTTCCTATCGGATGCATCATTTAAAAACTGGGCAAAAGGCTTAAATAAAAATGATATCGCTTATTGGAATAATTGGATACAGTACAATCCTGCACATATAGAAACGGTAGAGAATGCGAAGTCTATTATTATTGGCATCAACTTCGATCAACAACACCCAAGTAATGAAAAGGTTAACGAAGCCTTTGCATATGTTCTAACAAAAATAAAGTTAGAACCTACACCAAAAAAGATTCTTAAGAAAACACACACAGTAAACAGTTCACTGCTAACAGCTGCGGCTGCCGTGTTACTAGTTCTTATAAGTTGGACAAGTTATTCCTTTCTAAATAATGAAACTACAACCATACACAAAACTAATTTTGGCGAAATAATCGACTTAAAATTACCAGATGGCACATCAGTTGTGCTTAACGGAAATTCTGAAATATGGTATGAAAAAGACAATCCACGTCTTATTAATCTAAAAGGAGAAGCATACTTTAAAGTTAAATCAATACCAAGTACCAATGCAAAGTTTTGGGTAATTACAGAAGACCTGAAAGTTGAAGTATTGGGCACACAGTTTCATGTAAATACTAGAAAACAGAAAACAAATGTGGTGCTTGACGAAGGTTCTATACATTTAGAATTAAAGAATGGAGAAGTCACCAAAATGATACCTGGTGAAATGGTTTCCTTTTCAAATGAAAGCAAAAAACTGACTCATAAGAAAGTAGATGTTAAAACACCATATGCACTATGGCGTGGTGGCACCTATGCTTTTAATGAAATTTCTCTAAAAGAAGTAATGTTCAATTTAGAAGCAACTTATGGTCTTGAAGTTGAATATGAGAATGAAAAAATAAAGAATTTACCTCTTTCTGGTGGTATTCCAAATCAGAATTTACAAATATGTATAGCCGCAATAGAAAAGGCTACAGGTACAAGAATCATTAAAAAAGGAAAGATATTACGCGTGCAAGAAAACCCTATTTATTAA
- a CDS encoding RNA polymerase sigma factor: MELHSDETIWYFFKKGESHGFSLLFKKYYPQLHVYGLKLSNNQEITEDCLQNFFIQLFESREKLGHINSLKAYLFVCFKRRLIKQLQKNQNNIPISEAQLFKTNFTFSSEEISIKQEIQFLCTTTLTSLINQLSPRQKEVIYLKYYSGMNSSDIAEVMDMNYQSVLNTLQKALTKLRIASENQQIKSILKKN; this comes from the coding sequence ATGGAACTTCATTCAGATGAAACTATATGGTATTTTTTTAAAAAGGGCGAATCTCACGGTTTCAGCTTGCTTTTTAAAAAGTATTATCCGCAATTACATGTATATGGTTTAAAATTGAGTAATAATCAAGAAATTACAGAAGATTGTCTTCAAAACTTTTTTATTCAATTATTTGAAAGCAGAGAAAAACTAGGACACATAAATAGCTTAAAAGCCTATCTATTTGTTTGTTTTAAAAGAAGGCTAATAAAACAGTTACAAAAGAATCAGAATAATATTCCTATTTCAGAAGCACAGCTATTTAAAACCAATTTTACTTTTTCGTCTGAAGAAATATCGATCAAACAGGAAATTCAATTTCTTTGCACCACTACCCTAACAAGCCTTATCAATCAACTATCTCCAAGACAAAAAGAAGTTATCTACTTAAAATATTACAGCGGAATGAATAGTTCAGATATCGCCGAAGTAATGGATATGAATTATCAAAGTGTTTTGAATACACTACAAAAAGCCTTAACAAAATTAAGGATAGCATCTGAAAATCAGCAGATTAAATCTATTTTGAAAAAAAATTAA
- the ychF gene encoding redox-regulated ATPase YchF — MKAGIVGLPNVGKSTLFNCLSNAKAQSANFPFCTIEPNIGVVNVPDARLEKLEELVVPERVLPATVEIVDIAGLVKGASKGEGLGNQFLGNIRETDAILHVLRCFDNDNIVHVDGSVDPIRDKETIDMELQLKDLETVDKKLEKVKRAARTGNKDAQKEEAVLLAVKTGLESGTSVRAIKIDDESRLEFVKPLQFITDKPVMYVCNVDEDAAVSGNAYVEKVKEMVAAENAEVIFLAVGTEADITELETYEERQMFLEDLGLEEPGSAKLIRGAYKLLDLETYFTAGVKEVRAWTIPVGATAPQAAGVIHTDFEKGFIRAEVIAYDDYVAFGSESKVKEAGKMRVEGKEYIVKDGDVMHFRFNV, encoded by the coding sequence ATGAAAGCAGGTATTGTAGGATTGCCAAACGTAGGTAAATCAACACTTTTTAATTGTTTGTCTAACGCTAAGGCGCAAAGTGCAAATTTTCCTTTTTGTACAATTGAACCTAACATAGGTGTTGTAAACGTGCCAGATGCACGATTAGAAAAATTGGAAGAGTTAGTAGTTCCAGAAAGGGTATTGCCTGCTACTGTAGAGATCGTTGATATTGCTGGTTTGGTAAAAGGAGCTAGTAAAGGTGAAGGATTAGGAAATCAGTTTTTAGGTAATATTCGTGAAACTGATGCGATATTACATGTATTGCGTTGTTTTGATAATGATAACATAGTACATGTTGATGGTAGCGTAGATCCTATTAGAGATAAAGAAACGATAGATATGGAGCTTCAATTGAAAGATTTGGAGACTGTAGATAAGAAGTTAGAAAAAGTAAAAAGGGCAGCTAGAACAGGTAATAAAGATGCGCAAAAAGAAGAAGCTGTTCTATTGGCTGTAAAAACCGGGTTAGAATCAGGCACCTCTGTTAGAGCTATTAAAATTGATGATGAATCTAGATTAGAGTTTGTTAAGCCGCTTCAGTTTATTACAGATAAACCAGTTATGTATGTTTGTAATGTTGATGAAGATGCTGCTGTATCTGGTAATGCCTATGTTGAAAAAGTAAAAGAAATGGTAGCTGCAGAAAACGCGGAAGTTATTTTCTTGGCGGTCGGTACAGAAGCTGATATTACGGAGTTAGAGACTTACGAGGAGCGCCAAATGTTTTTAGAAGATTTGGGCTTAGAAGAGCCTGGTTCTGCTAAACTTATTCGCGGAGCTTACAAATTATTAGATTTAGAGACTTATTTTACTGCAGGTGTTAAAGAAGTTCGTGCTTGGACAATTCCGGTTGGTGCAACTGCACCACAAGCTGCTGGTGTTATACATACCGATTTTGAAAAAGGTTTCATTAGGGCAGAAGTTATTGCTTATGATGACTACGTGGCTTTTGGTAGCGAATCAAAAGTAAAAGAAGCCGGTAAAATGAGGGTAGAAGGTAAAGAGTACATCGTTAAGGATGGAGATGTAATGCATTTCCGTTTTAACGTTTAA
- a CDS encoding chaperone modulator CbpM, giving the protein MNSENYIQIEVYCERTQTPIEFIDDLLEFEMIEVQQIENKTYVEPQYLVEIERIYRLREDLGINMEGIDTLNHMIKKVNRLEQELKLLRDRLTIYEH; this is encoded by the coding sequence ATGAATTCAGAAAATTACATACAAATAGAGGTGTATTGCGAACGAACACAAACTCCTATAGAATTTATAGATGATCTTTTAGAGTTCGAAATGATTGAGGTACAGCAAATTGAAAATAAAACATATGTTGAACCGCAATACCTTGTTGAGATAGAACGCATATATAGGCTACGAGAAGACCTTGGTATAAATATGGAAGGTATAGACACCTTAAACCATATGATAAAAAAAGTCAACCGATTAGAGCAAGAATTAAAACTACTTCGAGATCGGTTGACTATATATGAACATTAA
- a CDS encoding DnaJ C-terminal domain-containing protein, translated as MEFIDYYKILEIDKKATQAQIKKAYRKLARKLHPDLNPNDKTAQEKFQRVNEANEVLSDPEKRKKYDQYGKDWQHADAFEEAKKNQRSSSTGNRRSYSSAGGSNEDFSDFFESMFGGAGGGFSGGGRQRSTQYKGQDLNATLKLNLLDVLEDQKQTLDLGAKKIRITIPAGVEDGQTIKISGYGGEGANGGPKGDLYLTFEINNNTNFQRVKNDLYKNESISLYDAILGSSIEVETLTGKVKLKVKPETQNDTKVKLKGKGMPVYKKKGVHGDLYITYKVTMPTKLSEKEKELFKQLSELR; from the coding sequence ATGGAATTTATCGATTATTACAAAATTCTTGAAATAGACAAGAAGGCTACACAAGCTCAAATTAAAAAGGCATATCGAAAATTAGCGCGAAAACTTCATCCAGATTTAAATCCGAATGATAAAACTGCGCAAGAGAAATTTCAGCGTGTAAACGAGGCTAACGAAGTTTTAAGCGACCCTGAAAAAAGAAAGAAATACGACCAATACGGTAAAGATTGGCAACATGCCGATGCTTTTGAAGAAGCTAAGAAAAATCAACGTAGTTCATCCACCGGTAATAGAAGAAGTTATTCTAGCGCTGGCGGATCAAATGAAGATTTCTCTGATTTCTTTGAATCCATGTTTGGTGGAGCTGGCGGAGGTTTTAGTGGTGGCGGACGACAAAGGTCAACACAGTATAAGGGTCAAGATTTAAATGCAACACTAAAGTTGAATTTGCTTGACGTTCTTGAAGACCAAAAACAAACGCTTGACCTAGGTGCTAAAAAAATTAGAATTACCATACCTGCAGGCGTTGAAGATGGACAAACCATAAAAATTTCCGGCTATGGTGGCGAAGGTGCTAATGGCGGACCAAAAGGAGACCTCTACTTAACTTTTGAAATTAATAACAATACTAATTTTCAAAGAGTAAAGAACGATTTATACAAAAATGAATCTATCTCTTTATATGATGCCATTTTAGGTAGTTCAATTGAAGTAGAAACCTTAACAGGAAAAGTGAAGTTAAAGGTAAAACCCGAAACCCAAAATGACACTAAGGTGAAGCTGAAGGGAAAAGGTATGCCCGTTTATAAGAAAAAAGGTGTTCATGGAGATTTGTATATCACTTATAAGGTAACCATGCCTACCAAACTTTCAGAAAAAGAAAAAGAATTATTTAAACAACTTTCAGAATTACGATAA